One Vigna unguiculata cultivar IT97K-499-35 chromosome 7, ASM411807v1, whole genome shotgun sequence genomic region harbors:
- the LOC114189930 gene encoding protein SAR DEFICIENT 4, with translation MAVTNKDETSSPNASSSPIFISADSLCSILTHHTLISHFRSTLPQASTILQTTIRQHYPLSSSSSLLLMPCWSSSPSLPYVGVKLVTHFPQNSALNLPGVQGSYVLFSSTTGQTLASMDSTELTLYRTSCVSGLASKYLARQDSQVLVMVGAGALAPHLIKAHLSAVPSLRKVFIWNRTVEKATTLAIKLKESGEFAEVSFEGCGCLDEVVGLGDIVSCATNSEKPLVKGERMKAGAHLDLVGSFKPSMMECDDEAMRRGRVFVDNEAAIVEAGELVGAFERGTITKDEIGGCLVELVRGDKIGRTTSEQITVFKSVGSAVVDLITAQLVYETYIRS, from the coding sequence ATGGCTGTCACCAACAAAGACGAAACCAGCAGCCCCAATGCATCTTCTTCTCCGATCTTCATATCTGCAGATAGCTTATGCAGTATCCTCACCCACCACACTCTCATAAGCCACTTCCGATCCACACTCCCTCAAGCCTCAACCATTCTCCAAACCACGATTCGCCAACACTAccctctctcttcttcttcctcccttCTCCTCATGCCCTGTTGGTCCTCTTCCCCGTCTCTCCCTTACGTCGGCGTCAAACTCGTCACCCATTTTCCGCAAAACTCCGCTCTCAATTTGCCCGGCGTGCAGGGAAGCTATGTCCTTTTCAGCTCCACCACTGGCCAAACCCTGGCTTCCATGGATTCCACCGAACTCACCCTTTACCGGACCTCATGCGTATCTGGCTTGGCTTCCAAATACCTAGCCAGACAAGACAGCCAGGTTCTGGTTATGGTTGGCGCGGGTGCCCTGGCACCGCACCTGATTAAAGCCCATCTTTCCGCCGTACCCAGTTTGAGAAAAGTCTTCATCTGGAACAGAACTGTGGAAAAGGCAACCACTTTGGCTATAAAACTTAAGGAAAGTGGGGAATTTGCTGAGGTGAGTTTTGAGGGTTGTGGGTGTTTGGACGAGGTTGTCGGATTGGGGGACATTGTGAGTTGCGCCACGAATTCCGAGAAACCTCTTGTGAAGGGGGAGAGGATGAAGGCTGGGGCTCATTTGGATTTGGTGGGTTCCTTTAAGCCTTCGATGATGGAATGTGATGACGAAGCCATGAGGAGGGGAAGGGTGTTCGTGGACAATGAGGCCGCGATAGTTGAAGCAGGGGAGCTGGTGGGGGCTTTTGAGAGAGGGACCATCACGAAAGATGAGATTGGAGGATGTTTGGTGGAGCTTGTGAGAGGTGACAAGATTGGGAGAACCACTTCTGAGCAGATAACTGTGTTCAAATCTGTTGGTTCCGCTGTTGTAGATTTGATCACAGCACAGTTGGTGTATGAGACTTACATAAGGAGCTAG
- the LOC114190751 gene encoding pentatricopeptide repeat-containing protein At5g52850, chloroplastic — protein MMSCSKTIANTFFPCRFRETCLQVLSLCNSKTLEEGACVHSTMIKVGLQQDLYLSNNLLSLYAKCFGVGPARHFFDEMPHKDVVSWTTLLSAHTKHRYHFEALELFDMMLGSGQCPNEFTLSSALKSCSALGEFEFGAQIHASVVKLGLELNPVLGTTLVDLYTKCDGTVEPHKLLTFVTDGDVVSWTTMISSLVETSKWSEALQVYVKMIEVGVYPNGFTFVKLLGMSSFLGLGMGCGKILHAQLIRFGVEMNLILKTAIVDMYAKCRRVEDAIKVSNQTPECDVYLWTTIISGFIQNFQIREAVNAFLDMRLSRAQPNNFTYASLLNASSSILSLGLGEQFHSLVITVGLENDIFVGNALVDMYMKCSQTPANGVEAFRGIDSPNVISWTSLIAGFAEHGLEEESFQLFREMQAAGVQPNSFTLSAILGACSKMKSVFQTMKIHGHIIKTKADVDIAVGNSLVDGYAGGGMTDEAWSVIHKMNHRDLITYTTLAAKLNQRGDHEMALKVIAHMCNDDVKMDEFSLASFLSAAASLGTMETGKQLHCYSVKSGFEICNSFSNSLVHLYSKCGSMHDAYRAFEDINEPDTVSWNGLISGLASNGHISDALSAFDDMRLAGVKPDSFTFLSLMFACSQGSLLNQGLDYFYSMEKTYDITPKLDHYVCLIDLLGRGGRLEEAMGVIETMPFMPDSVIYKTLLNACKLHGNVPLGEDMARRCLELDPCDPAVYLLLASLYDNARLSDFGDKTRRLMRERGLRRSPRQCWMEVRGRIHVFSASEKIDKGEIHEKLEYFITEMKNRGYPYQENEDKLYHPEQLALAFGVLTAPTMAPIRINKNSAICNHCHSFIMHLTEFVDREIIVRDRKRIHFFKEGQCSCRGHSLKC, from the coding sequence ATGATGTCATGTAGTAAAACAATTGCTAACACTTTTTTTCCATGCCGCTTCCGAGAAACTTGCTTGCAGGTTCTCTCTCTATGCAACTCAAAGACCCTGGAGGAGGGAGCATGTGTCCATAGCACAATGATCAAAGTGGGTCTTCAACAAGACTTGTATTTGAGCAACAATTTGTTGTCTTTGTACGCGAAATGCTTTGGAGTTGGACCAGCACGCCATTTCTTTGATGAAATGCCTCACAAGGATGTTGTGTCATGGACTACGCTTCTATCGGCTCACACCAAGCACAGGTATCATTTTGAGGCCCTCGAGTTGTTTGACATGATGCTAGGTTCTGGTCAATGCCCCAATGAGTTCACCTTGTCCAGTGCCTTAAAATCGTGTTCTGCCTTGGGAGAGTTTGAGTTTGGGGCTCAAATTCATGCCTCTGTGGTTAAGCTTGGGTTGGAGCTGAATCCGGTTCTGGGTACCACTTTGGTTGATTTGTACACAAAGTGTGATGGCACTGTGGAGCCACACAAATTGCTTACCTTTGTGACGGATGGTGATGTTGTGTCTTGGACAACCATGATCTCTTCATTGGTGGAGACTAGTAAATGGAGTGAAGCACTACAAGTCTACGTCAAAATGATTGAAGTGGGAGTTTACCCGAATGGGTTCACATTTGTCAAACTCTTAGGCATGTCTTCTTTTCTTGGATTGGGAATGGGTTGTGGGAAAATACTGCACGCACAGTTAATCAGATTTGGTGTGGAAATGAATCTGATATTGAAGACAGCCATTGTTGATATGTATGCAAAATGCAGGCGGGTGGAAGATGCAATTAAGGTCTCAAATCAGACACCTGAATGCGATGTGTACTTATGGACTACCATAATCTCTggatttattcaaaattttcagatTAGAGAGGCTGTTAATGCGTTTCTTGATATGAGATTGTCTAGAGCTCAAccaaataattttacatatgcTAGCTTATTGAATGCTAGCTCCTCAATTTTATCATTGGGGCTAGGGGAACAGTTTCATTCACTGGTCATCACGGTTGGATTGGAGAACGATATTTTTGTTGGAAATGCACTGGTAGATATGTACATGAAATGTTCTCAGACCCCAGCAAATGGAGTGGAAGCTTTTAGAGGGATAGACTCGCCAAATGTCATCTCTTGGACTTCTTTGATTGCTGGTTTTGCAGAACATGGTTTGGAAGAAGAATCTTTTCAGTTGTTTAGGGAGATGCAAGCAGCTGGAGTGCAACCAAATTCCTTTACACTATCTGCTATTCTTGGAGCTTGCAGTAAAATGAAATCTGTTTTTCAAACAATGAAAATCCATGGACATATCATAAAAACAAAAGCAGACGTGGATATAGCTGTAGGGAATTCTCTTGTGGATGGTTATGCTGGAGGAGGAATGACAGATGAAGCATGGTCAGTTATTCACAAGATGAACCATAGAGATCTCATCACATACACAACTTTAGCAGCAAAACTAAATCAAAGGGGAGATCACGAAATGGCATTAAAAGTCATCGCTCACATGTGCAACGATGATGTTAAGATGGATGAATTTAGCTTGGCAAGTTTTTTATCAGCAGCAGCTAGCTTAGGCACTATGGAAACTGGAAAGCAGCTACACTGTTACTCTGTTAAATCAGGTTTCGAAATATgtaattcattttcaaatagCCTTGTTCATTTGTACAGTAAGTGTGGTAGCATGCATGATGCATACAGAGCTTTCGAAGATATAAATGAGCCAGATACAGTGTCATGGAATGGTTTAATATCTGGATTGGCATCAAATGGTCATATATCCGATGCTCTTTCTGCCTTTGATGACATGAGGTTAGCGGGAGTTAAACCTGATTCATTCACATTCTTATCACTGATGTTTGCTTGCAGCCAAGGTAGTTTATTGAATCAGGGTCTTGATTATTTCTATTCTATGGAAAAAACATATGATATAACACCAAAGTTGGATCACTATGTGTGTTTAATTGATCTCCTTGGTAGAGGTGGTCGCCTAGAGGAAGCTATGGGAGTTATTGAAACAATGCCTTTCATGCCAGATTCTGTAATTTATAAAACCTTATTAAATGCTTGCAAATTACATGGAAATGTGCCACTGGGAGAAGATATGGCAAGGAGATGTCTTGAGCTTGATCCATGTGATCCTGCAGTATATTTGCTGCTTGCTAGCTTGTATGACAATGCCAGACTATCTGATTTCGGTGACAAGACTCGCAGGCTGATGAGAGAAAGAGGCTTAAGAAGAAGCCCCAGGCAGTGTTGGATGGAGGTAAGAGGTAGGATTCATGTCTTTTCTGCAAGTGAGAAGATAGATAAGGGTGAGATTCATGAAAAGCTTGAGTATTTTATAACTGAAATGAAGAACAGAGGGTATCCATACCAAGAGAACGAAGATAAGTTATACCACCCAGAGCAATTAGCCCTTGCATTTGGTGTTCTTACGGCACCAACTATGGCTCCAATACGCATAAACAAGAATTCTGCTATCTGCAATCACTGTCATTCTTTTATAATGCATCTGACAGAATTTGTTGATAGGGAGATAATTGTGAGGGATAGGAAACGAATCCATTTCTTTAAGGAAGGCCAGTGTTCATGTAGAGGTCACTCCTTAAAGTGTTGA
- the LOC114192425 gene encoding heavy metal-associated isoprenylated plant protein 39-like isoform X1 — MNKVVLQVELPDEKTKKKAMKAVSKISGVESVSMEMKEKKLTLIGDMDAVVVVEKLRKLCYTEILSYGPEKVEKKENKKVEKKEAENKNKDQTQNIADILKTYETYHNHYHYTSYVEENPNACVIS, encoded by the exons ATGAAT AAAGTTGTGCTACAGGTGGAACTGCCGGATgagaaaactaagaaaaaagCCATGAAGGCAGTCTCCAAAATTTCAG GAGTTGAATCAGTGTCAatggagatgaaggagaagaaattAACCTTAATTGGAGACATGGACGCTGTGGTTGTAGTGGAGAAGCTGAGGAAGCTGTGTTACACGGAGATACTCTCTTATGGACCCGAGAAGGTAGAGAAAAAGGAGAATAAAAAAGTGGAGAAGAAGGAGGCAGAGAACAAGAATAAAGATCAAACTCAGAATATTGCTGATATTTTGAAGACCTACGAAACCTACCATAATCATTATCATTACACCAGTTATGTGGAAGAGAATCCAAATGCCTGTGTAATTTCCTAA
- the LOC114190737 gene encoding probable WRKY transcription factor 27 produces MDEDWDLFAIVRSCQSNTSTAAIPETTTNTTSSSLLTSIVEEDRYDAFSFPNTVEPITNDFHELHQLFSPFNPTTTLSAPGINPNSPYFAQQESQQISDHLPLWPHFVPEPSTPSFNRFPHHQQHQHNQLHSLHKHEFHTPHNNSPTLSPNTQPQTPKSRKRKSQQKKMVCQVTADNLSADLWAWRKYGQKPIKGSPYPRNYYRCSSSKGCMARKQVERSNTETDMFIVTYTGDHSHPRPTHRNSLAGSTRSKNPTTNPPALPGSLSFQAAPFSSSSSPPLSPTSPSEDPQEAGDVEPDPDMETDMDDDGDIR; encoded by the exons ATGGATGAGGACTGGGATCTCTTCGCCATCGTGAGAAGCTGCCAATCAAATACTTCCACCGCAGCAATTCCAGAAACCACCACCAATACTACTTCATCTTCTCTCCTCACTTCCATTGTAGAGGAAGATAGATACGATGCATTTTCCTTTCCCAATACAGTGGAACCCATAACCAACGACTTCCACGAGCTGCACCAATTGTTTTCACCCTTTAACCCCACCACTACCCTTAGTGCTCCTGGCATCAATCCTAATTCCCCTTATTTTGCACAACAGGAAAGCCAGCAAATCAGTGACCACCTTCCCCTTTGGCCTCATTTTGTGCCAGAACCCTCCACCCCCAGCTTCAATAGATTCCCTCACCATCAACAACACCAACACAATCAACTACACTCACTTCACAAACACGAATTTCATACACCCCACAACAATTCACCCACACTTTCACCAAACACACAACCTCAAACACCCAAATCAAGAAAAAG AAAAAGCCAACAGAAGAAAATGGTGTGCCAGGTAACCGCAGATAACCTCTCGGCAGATTTGTGGGCATGGCGAAAATACGGACAAAAACCAATTAAGGGTTCTCCTTATCCAAG GAATTACTATAGGTGTAGCAGCTCCAAAGGTTGTATGGCTCGAAAACAAGTTGAACGGAGTAACACCGAAACCGATATGTTCATCGTTACGTACACCGGCGACCACTCGCATCCCCGGCCAACCCATCGGAACTCGCTCGCCGGAAGTACTCGAAGTAAAAATCCGACGACGAATCCGCCGGCTTTACCCGGGTCACTCTCCTTCCAAGCCGcccccttttcttcttcttcttctccgccACTCTCTCCAACGTCGCCGTCGGAAGATCCACAGGAAGCCGGCGATGTGGAACCTGACCCGGACATGGAAACCGACATGGACGATGACGGTGACATCCGATGA
- the LOC114192425 gene encoding heavy metal-associated isoprenylated plant protein 39-like isoform X2 has translation MKAVSKISGVESVSMEMKEKKLTLIGDMDAVVVVEKLRKLCYTEILSYGPEKVEKKENKKVEKKEAENKNKDQTQNIADILKTYETYHNHYHYTSYVEENPNACVIS, from the exons ATGAAGGCAGTCTCCAAAATTTCAG GAGTTGAATCAGTGTCAatggagatgaaggagaagaaattAACCTTAATTGGAGACATGGACGCTGTGGTTGTAGTGGAGAAGCTGAGGAAGCTGTGTTACACGGAGATACTCTCTTATGGACCCGAGAAGGTAGAGAAAAAGGAGAATAAAAAAGTGGAGAAGAAGGAGGCAGAGAACAAGAATAAAGATCAAACTCAGAATATTGCTGATATTTTGAAGACCTACGAAACCTACCATAATCATTATCATTACACCAGTTATGTGGAAGAGAATCCAAATGCCTGTGTAATTTCCTAA
- the LOC114192325 gene encoding kinesin-related protein 12-like — MGNCFFGAMSDPHAPIKVITSNGGIMEFSAPVTVSFITNEFPGHAIFRSHDLFWKPLSQFQELEAGQSYYLLPLNNNNTNNTNNNSSNNSSNNDNIDIPCGVGENVNVVRQGHVRSHSVPTTSYPALYRMSLDYQHHHLKRSSIEAFSSSNIHGGVGGSSRFWKVKLVITPEQLLDILAQEARTKELLQSVRMVAKCGDAAGTISDQWNLSSTSWSISSKIDALVGI, encoded by the coding sequence ATGGGAAACTGCTTCTTCGGGGCCATGTCAGATCCTCATGCACCCATCAAAGTCATAACATCAAACGGTGGAATCATGGAGTTCAGTGCTCCGGTCACCGTCAGTTTCATCACCAACGAGTTCCCAGGGCACGCCATATTCAGAAGCCACGACCTCTTCTGGAAACCACTCAGCCAATTCCAAGAGTTGGAGGCAGGTCAATCTTACTATCTGCTACcactcaacaacaacaataccAACAATACCAACAACAATAGCAGCAACAATAGCAGCAACAACGACAACATAGACATCCCATGTGGTGTTGGTGAAAATGTAAACGTTGTGAGACAAGGGCATGTGAGATCTCACAGTGTCCCTACAACCTCTTACCCTGCCTTGTATAGAATGTCCTTGGACTACCAGCACCACCACCTCAAGAGATCCTCCATTGAAGCCTTCTCTAGCAGCAACATTCACGGTGGAGTTGGTGGTAGCAGTAGGTTTTGGAAAGTGAAGCTTGTGATCACCCCAGAACAGTTGCTTGACATTTTGGCACAAGAGGCTCGCACCAAGGAGTTGCTACAGAGTGTAAGGATGGTAGCAAAATGTGGGGATGCTGCAGGTACCATTTCTGATCAGTGGAACCTTTCCAGCACCAGTTGGAGCATTTCCTCTAAGATTGATGCCTTAGTAGGCATTTAA